The Raphanus sativus cultivar WK10039 unplaced genomic scaffold, ASM80110v3 Scaffold0367, whole genome shotgun sequence genome segment ttttgatgaaatttttctAAATCAAGATGGGAACAGTGGGAACGTTGTGGGGAGAAGGGTAATCGCTACAAACATGGAATCCAAGAACTTGCCAATCTATGGAAACCAGACCTCAGTGGTTAGTGTTGACCTATGGAAGCAAATAATGCAAGATAATGATCGTTTGATGGCTGGAACCTCATCTGGGAATCTGATCTCCTTGGAAGAAGGCATTGCAGATGACACCCCAAATCAGGAAAGAAGACTTAGTAAGACACCTTCTGATATTATTCAAGAACCTGTAAATGAAGCTGCCAGGACAAGGAATTTGGAAGTTTCAGGGGTGCTGTTAAATAAGAGAGCGGACTCTGATGTGGATTTCTTGTTCAACATCTCTTCGGAATCAGCAAAGAGAGAAATTGTTCATGAGACAGGGCGCTTAGAACTTGATCCAACACAAAAGAATGTGAGTATTCCAAAAATATACAGTTATATTTGTCACCAGTACATAATTATAATAGTAATAACTGTCAATGACGTGCAGAGAGTACAAAGGGAAAGTGGTTCCGGCCATGTGAGAATCCAGAGCATGGATTTGAATCAGCCAGTGCCAGAGACAACAAATGAAACTTACAAGTTGAATATCCCATCTGTCCAAAGGCAAGATTCACTCACAACCACTCCACACACAAGGTTGGACAGCAGTGATGATACTCTCTTCCTCTCTGAGGTAGTGATTTTAATTGTTTGTAAACTTATAATTTAAGCTAAGAGATGGTCTTGTTCTCATTATTGTCACTTGTTGACAGGACGCTGAAGCTAATGTTGACGAGAAAAACAACAATTTTAATGACACACTCATAGTTGAAATAAAAGCCAGTGTGTATGGCTTGCAGGTACTCAAGCTTGTCACTTCAGAAAACTGAGTCATCCTTAATCACATCATGACTTTGTTATTCACCCATTTTAGTAAATCCCGCTTGGAAAATTGAAAAGCTAAGCTGAGGCATTCTGACtccttaaaattttatttgacaGCTTCTACTGTTGTCTATTCTCTGAACAAGATTTAATACAGAAAATGATAATTATGTATGACATGCTTTAGgcattgatttttatttcttttacctATATCCTAAACCTTCAGATGATAAAGAACGCTGATCTTGAAGACCTAACAGAACTTGGATCGGGGACGTATGGAACTGTCTTCCATGGGAAATGGCGAGGAACTGATGTCGCAATAAAGAGAATAAGGAAAAGCTGCTTTGGAGGAAGATCATCAGAACGTGAACGCTTGGTTAGTCCTCAAGTCTTTTTGTGTattcattatctttttattgCTGGCATACACACACATACTATGGATTCTAGCTCTTCAACAGAATTGAGGATTAAGGTCAGTGTCATGGATTCTTTGCTGTCTTATCAGACCAAAGATTTCTGGAGGGAAGCACAGATACTCTCAAATCTTCATCACCCAAATGTTGTTGCATTCTATGGTATAGTCCCTGATGGAGCTGGAGGAACATTAGCGACTGTTACTGAGTTCATGGTGAATGGGTCACTAAGGCATGCTCTTGTCAAGAGAGACAGGTTGCTCGACGCTCGGAAAAAGATAATAATAGCAATGGATGCTGCTTTTGGCATGGAGTATTTGCACTTGAAGAACATTGTCCACTTTGATCTCAAATGTGAGAACTTGCTCGTCAATCTAAGGGATCCACAACGGCCTATATGCAAGGTAAACATAAATTTTGATGACAAACAATCTCATCCCGATTGAATCTTaagcatgaaaaaaaaatcttcaggTGGGAGATCTTGGCTTATCTAGAATCAAACGTAACACTTTGGTATCTGGGGGAGTGAGAGGAACACTTCCATGGATGGCACCAGAACTCTTGAACGGAAGCAGCACCCGGGTTTCAGAGAAAGTAAGAGAAAACCTAATTTAGATTCcattaaaacacacacacagcTTATGTAACTGGGTGTGAACAGGTTGATGTATTTTCATATGGGATCTGCCTATGGGAGATTCTAACAGGAGAGGAGCCCTATGCAGATATGCATTGCGGAGCAATCATTGGTAAGTCTACTCAGTTTTGTTTTTTCGCTTTCCTCTTTGCTCAGCTGTTTTTCCCTCTTTGTAGGTGGGATAGTGAAGAACACGCTTCGGCCTCCCATACCGAAAACATGTTCTGCGGAATGGAAAAAGCTGATGGAACAATGCTGGGACATAGACCCGGATGCTCGTCCCGCCTTCACCGAGATAACAAGCAGACTTCGATCCATGTCAATGGAACTCGTCACTAAAAgcaagaaaagagaaaacaagcCCTGAAGACGACGTTACA includes the following:
- the LOC130501989 gene encoding uncharacterized protein LOC130501989; translated protein: MSDTWSRQNVNKNVSLQTGEEFSMEFLKDHTPPHPTHNDVHTFGDLYYHNQPAGFHDLRRMESECHPSDAYDFGRDPTTHMPQFNNACGYNNLGGENKEVITTRKAFGELNSNQGCVVVTGKSAPSVFLPERVHSNNYTAGGGGDFDRFGKVKFLCSFGGKIMPRSSDEKLKYVGGETHIVSIRKNLSWEELKKKTSAICQQLHSIKYQLPGDELDSLISVSSDEDLQNMMEEYNVLERPEGSQRPRLFLIPIGQPENKAQQMKIAGDTSYHVNHLDQMLRLDTSAMHSNQLFGGVQYSMSAYPSPPISPSPFMHKDCSQFLGDNSSSESNNSFTLAQPEPSVNFQTYKHDAENSYGIQFQSGFNKNHETPPIISHGNNGRGFYCEKPCIPEEPKVSFSGSTNSNDSFLGIPHSYSDSTLEVNGGHSSYFSQERQSPSSPLNFTKKQTEEKPVQEHRNNDISSRRTQSNILDLTSTDGGGRPGLFGEDKTIHRDTSDVCNNHFDEIFLNQDGNSGNVVGRRVIATNMESKNLPIYGNQTSVVSVDLWKQIMQDNDRLMAGTSSGNLISLEEGIADDTPNQERRLSKTPSDIIQEPVNEAARTRNLEVSGVLLNKRADSDVDFLFNISSESAKREIVHETGRLELDPTQKNRVQRESGSGHVRIQSMDLNQPVPETTNETYKLNIPSVQRQDSLTTTPHTRLDSSDDTLFLSEDAEANVDEKNNNFNDTLIVEIKASVYGLQMIKNADLEDLTELGSGTYGTVFHGKWRGTDVAIKRIRKSCFGGRSSERERLTKDFWREAQILSNLHHPNVVAFYGIVPDGAGGTLATVTEFMVNGSLRHALVKRDRLLDARKKIIIAMDAAFGMEYLHLKNIVHFDLKCENLLVNLRDPQRPICKVGDLGLSRIKRNTLVSGGVRGTLPWMAPELLNGSSTRVSEKVDVFSYGICLWEILTGEEPYADMHCGAIIGGIVKNTLRPPIPKTCSAEWKKLMEQCWDIDPDARPAFTEITSRLRSMSMELVTKSKKRENKP